In the Pseudanabaena sp. PCC 7367 genome, one interval contains:
- a CDS encoding NACHT domain-containing protein, whose amino-acid sequence MAEQLDTQLDSEADAFGVETEEINHITLQLKELRQRSRNNVIRQCDRLRTLNMPEPIRLSDVYVDVYVNEQIASLQRKQISELNQQNTISSQPWLYESAKVEQNLIPAIEAIATHSKLVISGGIGAGKTTLLKYVALLCSSGEIHADKVSLLVNLADYSQEPLQPSLRDYIQWQISDLGDQQDNQQDQQLLRQGKFLFLLDDYGQISDQQRDRVIRQISDFSDCYHLNHFVVTCRLPITAERLEDFTTVAIASWQPVQVKQFVYQWVTNLGDQSERWSTLSANKKLNASNAKHGKFADLAVADITTDLANQFLYTISANQTTQELATNPLMLTMMWLAFQERSYTDAQFYATVAPEVLDLLLANQQDQNLHVKQDQQFFQPGNNLGNNKDLLSYVALRMADRGHPFIAPEQLEQFTDQYLRNYGRAHHRSSYDITTLPAIASSLTAPQGLLVPGAKRAYAFPYLAVKEYLTAYRIAHSHHPHAIDYLLDQLGKQSWIHIFTLVAAMLGEPQELILAMKARIDQMLVGDSELQEFLQWVKEASDELSRRRNPYRPVTIRALYLDLDLENARKLDRARAHEIAHMRSLERARLKAEGQEFDIADTQVDVDHALTEALNLDLVMFFAHVPTLSLASLLEPSLDQALKQLKSQIPDITHTAKMFKRWWRSQGMDWSKKFRTVVIQHRKKSPDWDFTQQQEQKIRAYYDANKTLANCLHVGDLDPTWCGGLENRLLLPNQD is encoded by the coding sequence ATGGCGGAACAACTGGATACACAATTGGACTCTGAGGCAGATGCTTTTGGGGTAGAAACAGAGGAGATCAACCATATTACCTTGCAATTAAAAGAACTACGGCAGCGGAGCCGTAACAATGTAATTAGGCAATGCGATCGCTTGCGCACATTGAACATGCCTGAGCCGATCCGGCTGAGTGACGTGTATGTTGATGTGTATGTAAATGAGCAAATCGCCAGTTTACAGCGTAAGCAGATTAGTGAATTAAACCAGCAAAATACAATTAGTTCACAACCCTGGTTATATGAGTCAGCCAAAGTAGAGCAGAACTTAATTCCTGCTATTGAAGCGATCGCCACCCACTCTAAATTAGTAATTAGCGGCGGCATAGGAGCAGGCAAAACCACCTTGCTAAAGTATGTGGCGCTGTTATGTAGCTCTGGCGAAATTCATGCCGATAAAGTATCATTGCTGGTGAATCTGGCTGATTATAGCCAAGAACCACTCCAGCCTAGCCTGCGTGATTATATTCAATGGCAAATTAGCGATCTTGGTGATCAACAAGACAATCAGCAAGATCAGCAACTACTCCGCCAGGGCAAGTTTTTATTTCTCCTCGATGACTATGGACAAATTAGTGACCAGCAGCGCGATCGAGTGATTCGTCAGATCAGCGATTTTAGTGATTGCTATCATCTTAATCATTTTGTGGTTACCTGTCGCCTACCGATCACGGCCGAGCGATTGGAGGATTTTACGACCGTAGCGATCGCCAGTTGGCAGCCTGTTCAGGTAAAGCAATTTGTCTATCAATGGGTAACCAACCTGGGCGATCAAAGTGAGCGATGGTCTACGTTAAGCGCAAATAAAAAGCTTAACGCCTCTAATGCAAAGCATGGTAAGTTTGCCGATCTGGCAGTGGCTGATATTACTACCGATCTAGCCAATCAATTTCTTTACACCATCAGTGCTAATCAAACGACCCAGGAGCTAGCTACTAATCCATTAATGCTAACAATGATGTGGTTGGCATTCCAGGAGCGCTCCTATACCGATGCCCAGTTTTATGCAACTGTTGCGCCGGAGGTGTTGGACTTGTTGCTAGCCAATCAGCAAGATCAAAATCTGCATGTAAAGCAAGATCAGCAATTTTTTCAGCCAGGTAACAATCTAGGTAACAATAAAGACTTACTCAGCTATGTAGCCTTGCGAATGGCTGATCGTGGTCATCCTTTTATTGCACCGGAACAGCTTGAACAATTTACCGATCAATACCTGCGCAACTATGGCCGCGCACACCATCGCAGCTCCTATGACATAACCACGCTCCCAGCGATCGCATCATCCTTAACCGCTCCCCAGGGTTTGTTAGTGCCAGGGGCAAAGCGCGCCTATGCCTTTCCCTATCTGGCTGTAAAGGAATATTTAACCGCCTACAGAATCGCCCATAGTCATCATCCCCATGCGATCGATTATTTGCTTGATCAACTTGGCAAACAAAGCTGGATTCATATTTTTACGTTGGTGGCAGCAATGCTGGGAGAGCCACAGGAACTAATTCTGGCAATGAAAGCACGTATAGACCAAATGCTGGTTGGGGATTCTGAACTTCAAGAATTTTTGCAATGGGTGAAGGAAGCATCGGATGAACTAAGCCGCCGCCGCAATCCCTATCGACCTGTGACCATACGAGCCTTATATTTAGACCTAGATTTAGAAAATGCCCGCAAGCTGGATCGTGCCCGTGCCCATGAAATCGCCCACATGCGATCGCTAGAAAGAGCCAGGCTGAAAGCAGAGGGGCAAGAATTTGATATCGCTGATACCCAGGTGGATGTGGATCATGCCCTCACCGAGGCGCTTAACCTAGATTTGGTGATGTTCTTTGCCCATGTCCCCACCCTGAGTCTTGCTAGCCTGCTAGAACCAAGTCTGGATCAAGCCCTCAAGCAGCTAAAAAGCCAGATTCCAGATATCACCCATACCGCCAAAATGTTTAAACGCTGGTGGCGATCGCAGGGGATGGATTGGTCAAAGAAGTTTAGAACCGTTGTTATTCAGCACCGTAAAAAATCACCGGATTGGGATTTTACCCAACAGCAAGAACAAAAAATTAGGGCTTACTATGATGCGAATAAAACCTTAGCGAATTGCTTGCATGTAGGCGATCTCGATCCAACCTGGTGTGGTGGTCTAGAAAATAGATTGCTGCTACCCAACCAAGACTGA